From Alienimonas californiensis, a single genomic window includes:
- the pyrE gene encoding orotate phosphoribosyltransferase gives MPATYDKDALHALILERALKFGDFTLASGQKSSHYLDGKQVALHAEGLRLISAGFLELAADWEYDAVGGMSIGADPLIGGVLCLSDRTDLVGAMIRKEAKGHGTGRYVEGPLQGGQRVLIVEDVVTTGGSSLKAIERLREFGAEICGVVAIVDRLQGGDAAFEAAGVPLKSLFTVRDFGIEPPAA, from the coding sequence GTGCCTGCCACCTACGACAAAGACGCCCTCCACGCCCTGATCCTCGAGCGGGCGTTGAAGTTCGGCGACTTCACGCTCGCCAGCGGGCAGAAGAGTTCTCATTACCTCGACGGCAAGCAGGTCGCCCTGCACGCCGAGGGGCTGCGGCTGATCTCGGCCGGCTTTCTGGAACTCGCCGCGGACTGGGAGTACGACGCCGTCGGCGGGATGAGCATCGGCGCCGACCCGCTGATCGGCGGGGTGCTCTGCCTCTCGGACCGCACCGACCTGGTCGGGGCGATGATCCGCAAAGAAGCGAAGGGCCACGGCACCGGCCGCTACGTCGAGGGGCCGTTGCAGGGCGGGCAGCGGGTCCTGATCGTGGAGGACGTCGTCACGACCGGCGGCTCCAGCCTGAAGGCCATCGAGCGCCTGCGGGAGTTCGGGGCGGAAATCTGCGGCGTGGTCGCGATCGTCGACCGCCTGCAGGGCGGCGACGCCGCCTTCGAAGCCGCCGGCGTCCCATTGAAAAGCCTGTTCACCGTCCGCGACTTCGGCATCGAACCGCCGGCGGCGTAA
- a CDS encoding alpha/beta fold hydrolase: protein MLFVHGNPTWSWMYRRALGAVAGSHRAIAVDHVGMGRSDKPAEYPYRLNQHAENLLALVRKLDLNDVTLVVHDWGGPIGLLAAVREPGRFSKLVISNTAAFRSERMPWQIGLARSPIGGFLLRGPNLFVRGLMKDCVVHPDRITPETRRGYFWPYGSWADRVALHRFVQDVPTAPGHPSYAHLVELEEGLPKLTDKPTLLLWGEDDWCFGKPFLAEFQQRMPHADTVALPAGHLVVEDEPERYCRALADFAG from the coding sequence GTGCTGTTCGTGCATGGGAATCCGACGTGGTCTTGGATGTACCGGCGGGCGCTGGGCGCCGTGGCCGGGTCGCACCGGGCGATCGCCGTCGACCATGTGGGCATGGGCCGCAGCGACAAGCCGGCGGAGTACCCCTACCGCTTGAACCAGCACGCGGAGAACCTGCTGGCGCTGGTCCGGAAGCTCGACCTGAACGACGTCACCCTCGTCGTGCATGACTGGGGCGGGCCGATCGGGCTGCTGGCCGCGGTGCGGGAGCCGGGGCGGTTCTCGAAGCTGGTGATCTCGAACACCGCGGCGTTCCGCAGCGAGCGGATGCCTTGGCAGATCGGCCTGGCCCGCTCGCCGATCGGCGGGTTTCTGCTGCGGGGGCCGAACCTGTTCGTCCGCGGTCTGATGAAGGACTGCGTCGTTCACCCGGACCGCATCACGCCGGAGACCCGCCGCGGGTATTTCTGGCCCTACGGCAGTTGGGCGGACCGCGTCGCCCTGCACCGCTTCGTGCAGGACGTGCCGACGGCGCCGGGTCATCCCAGCTACGCCCATCTCGTCGAACTGGAGGAGGGCCTGCCCAAACTGACCGACAAGCCCACGTTGCTGCTCTGGGGCGAAGACGACTGGTGCTTCGGCAAACCGTTCCTGGCGGAGTTCCAACAGCGAATGCCCCACGCGGACACCGTCGCCCTGCCGGCGGGGCACCTCGTGGTGGAGGACGAACCGGAGCGCTACTGTCGGGCGCTGGCGGACTTTGCCGGGTGA
- a CDS encoding aminotransferase class I/II-fold pyridoxal phosphate-dependent enzyme: MTGDAGDPLGWVAEELGRLDREGLRRPTRVCRTLPGGRVEIDGRELWNFGSNDYLGLASRTVPVAPTPRGASALPSGATASPAVVGRSPEIAELERTIAEFEGTEDAVVFPTGYAANLGTVSALTGPGDVVFLERDCHACLVDGAKLGGGKLRVWRRAGPRPKGSDGFDTRIPVAQAKLEHALRKAANTRRRWIVADGVFSMDGDVAPVPALLALAEKHDAVVILDEAHATGVYGDAGRGVAERFGVPPDHPRLIRTGTLSKAVGTAGGFVSGSRGLCDYLRHAAKSHIFSTALPPAAAAAAAANLRWIASPKGVAARERLKDSAAYVGRRVRMCLGIGRVLGSDGSPILPILFDSPGAAVAASATLTDAGFFVPAIRPPTVPRGTSRLRISFSAAQLDDAVGELTNVLCFALKDAA; encoded by the coding sequence ATGACGGGCGACGCCGGCGATCCGCTCGGGTGGGTCGCGGAGGAACTGGGGCGTCTGGACCGCGAGGGCCTGCGGCGCCCGACCCGCGTCTGCCGCACCCTGCCCGGCGGCCGGGTGGAGATCGACGGCCGCGAGCTGTGGAACTTCGGTTCGAACGACTACCTCGGGCTGGCCTCGCGGACGGTTCCCGTAGCACCGACGCCCCGCGGGGCGTCGGCGTTACCTAGCGGCGCCACCGCCTCCCCCGCGGTCGTCGGCCGCTCGCCGGAGATCGCGGAGTTGGAACGCACCATTGCGGAGTTCGAGGGAACCGAGGACGCGGTCGTCTTCCCCACCGGGTACGCGGCGAACCTCGGCACGGTCTCCGCCCTGACCGGGCCGGGGGACGTCGTGTTCCTCGAACGGGACTGCCACGCCTGTTTGGTCGACGGGGCGAAGCTCGGCGGCGGCAAGCTGCGGGTTTGGCGTCGGGCGGGGCCGAGGCCGAAGGGCAGCGACGGGTTCGACACGCGAATTCCGGTGGCCCAGGCGAAGCTCGAACACGCACTCCGGAAGGCCGCCAACACCCGGCGTCGGTGGATCGTCGCGGACGGGGTGTTCAGCATGGACGGCGACGTTGCGCCGGTGCCGGCCCTGCTGGCACTGGCGGAGAAGCACGATGCAGTCGTGATCCTCGACGAGGCTCACGCGACCGGGGTCTACGGCGACGCCGGCCGCGGCGTCGCCGAGCGATTCGGGGTTCCACCGGATCACCCCCGGCTGATTCGCACCGGCACACTATCCAAGGCGGTGGGGACCGCTGGCGGGTTTGTCAGTGGATCGCGGGGGTTGTGCGACTACCTCCGTCACGCCGCGAAATCGCACATCTTCAGCACGGCCCTGCCCCCCGCGGCGGCGGCGGCGGCGGCGGCGAACCTCCGGTGGATCGCGTCCCCCAAAGGGGTCGCGGCACGAGAGCGATTGAAGGATTCCGCCGCTTACGTCGGGCGCCGGGTGAGGATGTGCCTCGGGATCGGCCGCGTCCTCGGCAGCGACGGGAGCCCCATTCTGCCGATCCTGTTCGACAGCCCCGGGGCGGCCGTGGCCGCATCCGCGACGTTAACGGACGCCGGCTTCTTCGTCCCGGCGATCCGCCCGCCGACCGTCCCCCGCGGCACGAGCCGGCTGCGGATAAGCTTCTCCGCCGCTCAACTCGACGATGCCGTCGGCGAGCTCACGAACGTTCTCTGTTTCGCATTGAAAGACGCCGCGTGA
- a CDS encoding M24 family metallopeptidase: MLSESGCRQRRAKLWARLPESITAAIVADPRHVSYLTNFRVQPLSFSRDERAILLLERDGGSADHDGAGKATLAADNFTAKSADGEAFYDSLLEVPWYDHVHSVTNRDHATFAALAKRGSIGGKTLLEAEWCPAMVGEVCRDSLKTDAELHFQCPATGERVSLGTLLRDLRRQKLPDEIECLNWCMRAGDAGHAKAFEVIRPGVTDLEVYNAVATACNEVAGRPGIVYGDWRSTRRGRGKAGGLPVGETLEQGDLFILDYSFVLHGYRSDFTNTYAVGEPSARQRELFDACHSALKAGEGVLKAGAKASAVYDACSGVLVDAGFGKLSHHAGHGLGMGHPEPPIEVPESRDELRENDVVTLEPGSYHDDIGGVRVEHNYRITATGYERLSNHRIALTR; encoded by the coding sequence ATGCTCTCCGAATCCGGTTGCCGCCAACGCCGCGCCAAACTCTGGGCGCGGCTGCCCGAATCGATCACCGCCGCGATCGTCGCCGATCCGCGGCACGTCAGCTACCTGACGAACTTCCGGGTGCAGCCCCTGTCGTTCAGCCGGGACGAGCGGGCGATTTTGCTGCTCGAACGCGACGGCGGCTCCGCCGACCACGACGGCGCCGGCAAGGCCACCCTCGCCGCGGATAACTTCACCGCCAAGTCCGCCGACGGCGAAGCCTTCTACGACTCCCTGCTGGAGGTCCCCTGGTACGACCACGTTCACAGCGTGACGAACCGGGACCACGCCACCTTCGCCGCCCTCGCCAAGCGGGGCTCGATCGGCGGCAAGACTCTGCTGGAAGCGGAATGGTGCCCCGCGATGGTCGGGGAAGTCTGCCGGGACAGCCTGAAGACCGACGCGGAACTTCACTTCCAGTGCCCCGCCACCGGCGAACGGGTGAGCCTGGGCACGCTGCTCCGCGATCTGCGTCGGCAGAAGTTGCCGGACGAAATCGAGTGTCTGAACTGGTGCATGCGGGCCGGCGACGCCGGCCACGCGAAAGCCTTCGAGGTGATCCGCCCCGGCGTGACGGACCTCGAGGTCTACAACGCCGTCGCCACGGCCTGCAACGAGGTCGCCGGCCGGCCGGGGATCGTCTACGGCGACTGGCGCTCGACCCGCCGGGGCCGCGGCAAGGCGGGCGGGCTGCCCGTCGGCGAGACGCTGGAGCAGGGCGACCTGTTCATCCTCGACTACTCCTTCGTCCTGCACGGCTACCGCAGCGACTTCACGAACACCTACGCCGTCGGCGAGCCGTCCGCCCGGCAGCGGGAGCTGTTCGACGCCTGTCACTCCGCCCTGAAAGCCGGCGAGGGCGTGCTCAAGGCCGGGGCGAAGGCCAGCGCCGTCTACGACGCCTGCAGCGGCGTGCTGGTGGACGCCGGCTTCGGCAAACTGTCCCACCACGCCGGCCACGGCCTGGGCATGGGCCACCCGGAGCCGCCCATCGAGGTGCCCGAGAGCCGCGACGAACTGCGGGAGAACGACGTCGTCACCCTCGAACCCGGCAGCTACCACGACGACATCGGCGGCGTGCGGGTCGAGCATAACTACCGCATCACCGCCACCGGCTACGAGCGGCTCAGCAACCACCGCATCGCCCTCACCCGATGA
- a CDS encoding SDR family NAD(P)-dependent oxidoreductase encodes MPGFLILGASSDIAADLVRRLHAAGHQSLLAARDVDRLADLAAETNSETVAFDAADGASVQAAFDAAKERFGPFQNGEGFAGAANMVGSFLMKAAHLTSDEEWSDTLRTNLDSAFYCVRSAGKALRDGGSVVLMGSVAGRIGVHSHEAIAAAKAGVAGLTRSAAATYAHRGLRFNCVSPGLTQTKLTERIWKSEPAAEASRDMHALHRLGEPGDVAAAVAFLLDPAHDWITGQEIGVDGGMSAVVVKNQKRS; translated from the coding sequence ATGCCCGGCTTCCTCATCCTCGGAGCGAGCAGCGACATCGCCGCCGACCTCGTCCGCCGTCTGCACGCCGCCGGTCATCAGTCCCTGCTGGCCGCCCGCGATGTGGATCGATTGGCGGACCTCGCCGCGGAGACGAACAGCGAAACGGTCGCCTTCGACGCCGCCGACGGCGCCAGCGTGCAGGCCGCGTTCGACGCCGCCAAAGAGCGGTTCGGCCCCTTCCAGAACGGCGAGGGCTTCGCCGGGGCCGCGAACATGGTCGGCTCCTTCCTGATGAAAGCCGCCCACCTCACCAGCGACGAGGAGTGGAGCGACACGCTCCGCACGAACCTGGACAGCGCCTTCTACTGCGTGCGGTCCGCCGGCAAGGCGCTGCGGGACGGCGGCAGCGTCGTGCTGATGGGCTCGGTGGCGGGGCGGATCGGGGTGCACTCCCATGAGGCGATCGCCGCCGCGAAGGCGGGGGTCGCCGGGCTGACTCGCTCCGCCGCGGCGACCTACGCCCACCGCGGCCTGCGGTTCAACTGCGTCAGCCCTGGCCTGACGCAAACCAAACTCACCGAGCGCATCTGGAAAAGTGAACCCGCCGCGGAGGCCTCCCGCGACATGCACGCCCTGCACCGGCTCGGCGAACCCGGCGACGTGGCCGCCGCGGTGGCCTTCCTGCTGGACCCGGCCCACGACTGGATTACCGGCCAGGAGATCGGCGTCGACGGCGGAATGAGCGCCGTTGTCGTGAAGAATCAGAAGCGCAGCTAG
- a CDS encoding ZIP family metal transporter, translating into MPPVAVSPALLSGAGASEFAVLCVYALAVGVASVAGGALPGRVRLTHLRLQLAMSCVGGLMLGVALFGLIPHAAAAFGRIEPALWGVAAGLLGMFFLLRFAPFHSHEPPSVVEHEGGEEGCGHPHHDPHPSAARWAGAAFGLGVHALIDGAALAAAVRGGHGGGGTLGLGALPGLGAFLAIALHKPLDAVTVMTLARTAPGGSWTRRHPGAINLLFAAIGPAGAIGFYLLAGASPAEHLVTGTAMSIAAGAFLCISLSDLLPELEFHSHDRLSLSAALLIGVAVAAAVEVFAHGYAHHAAAEGEEAGPRHTHAHGHPHSH; encoded by the coding sequence ATGCCCCCCGTCGCCGTGTCCCCGGCCCTCCTGTCCGGGGCGGGCGCCTCCGAGTTCGCCGTCCTGTGCGTCTACGCGCTCGCCGTCGGCGTTGCCAGCGTCGCCGGCGGGGCCCTGCCGGGGCGGGTGCGGCTGACCCACCTGCGGCTCCAGTTGGCGATGAGCTGCGTGGGCGGGCTGATGCTGGGCGTCGCCCTGTTCGGCCTGATCCCGCACGCCGCGGCGGCTTTCGGGCGGATCGAGCCGGCCTTGTGGGGGGTCGCCGCCGGCCTGCTGGGGATGTTCTTCCTCCTGCGGTTCGCCCCGTTCCACTCGCACGAACCGCCCTCGGTGGTGGAGCACGAGGGGGGCGAGGAGGGTTGCGGGCACCCGCACCACGATCCGCACCCCAGCGCCGCCCGCTGGGCCGGGGCGGCGTTCGGGCTGGGCGTGCACGCCCTGATCGACGGGGCGGCCCTCGCCGCGGCGGTGCGGGGCGGGCACGGTGGCGGGGGGACGCTGGGGCTGGGGGCGCTGCCGGGGCTGGGGGCGTTCCTCGCGATCGCCCTGCACAAACCGCTGGACGCCGTCACCGTGATGACCCTCGCCCGCACCGCCCCCGGCGGGTCGTGGACCCGGCGGCATCCGGGGGCGATCAACCTGCTGTTCGCCGCGATCGGACCGGCGGGGGCGATCGGCTTCTACCTGCTGGCCGGGGCCTCGCCGGCGGAGCACCTCGTCACCGGAACTGCGATGTCGATCGCCGCGGGGGCCTTCCTGTGCATCTCCCTGTCAGACCTGCTGCCGGAGTTGGAGTTCCACTCCCACGACCGCCTGAGCCTCTCCGCGGCACTGCTGATCGGCGTGGCCGTCGCCGCGGCGGTGGAGGTGTTCGCCCACGGTTACGCCCACCACGCCGCCGCGGAGGGCGAGGAGGCCGGCCCGCGGCACACCCACGCCCACGGCCACCCGCACTCGCATTGA
- the hrpA gene encoding ATP-dependent RNA helicase HrpA, which produces MSDAPPKKRRRRKRKKDGPVSEQGGGDTLPPEEVKGRIDLVVERLNAGVMVADRLPIERGLNTVLHLSKTGKPLSKSLERLERDATRSGERFDERKATVPKVSYPGELPVTERRDELAETIRDNQVVVVCGETGSGKSTQLPKICLDLGRGVAGMIGHTQPRRIAARSVASRVGEELGVSNPTVAHKVRFTDQTTDKTLVKLMTDGVLLAETQSDRFLNRYDTIIVDEAHERSLNIDFLLGYLKRLLPKRPELRLIVTSATIDVARYSEFFGSGEPGTEGFQPAPVIEVSGRTYPVEMRYRPLPEPDEHDNQPDPEEHLADAVADVCKEGPGDVLVFVPTERDIRDVSDVLRGRRLPGGGPTEILPLYGRLSVKEQQKVFKPAGGRRVVVATNVAESSLTVPGIRYVVDTGTARISRYAARTGVQRLPIEAVSKASARQRAGRCGRVGPGICVRLYSEEDFESREEFTPPEIQRSNLAGVILQMATLGLGTIDQFPLLDPPRPASVRDGYETLTEIGALDEEYTLTDLGRTLSTMPVDPRIGRMVVAGADEGVLHDVLIIASALEMQDPRDRPVDKRGAADAAHEQFVDADSDFLTLLNIWNWYQERRQSLSRGKLTRACRQNFLNHVRLREWSDVHRQLADLARSAKLPKRSHDGEKYDPIHRALLAGLLGKAMYRPDDGPEYTAAGGVKCVLWPGSGIFKKKPKWAMAAELVETGRRYARTAARISPAWIEPLAAHVLKYEWSEPRWNPDSGAAQCDEKVTLYGLPVVPRRTAGLAKYDALLARTLFIQHGLIEYDLPGVDPVDGSGGPEFLYFNRQMQLEAERLQAKARGTDLLVGPQARFEFYDEKLPNLVTDLPRLNKWLKEASEAERDELVMDRSAFIKTGVAEPDAKQYPDALNLSGTEAKIEYRLRPGDVGDDEAAEGITVLVDRRDAHRLSAARLGWLVPGLLAEKVTALIRGLPKDLRTRFVPVPDTAQEVVGLLTFGEGDLLHELSRVLQRLGGERVPVELLEAVELPRHLHMTVRVAGEEGGPATVAVPMNGRSEKALLAPAAPPEQRFHRDGLTQWDFGELPESVTVGANGNGRTLYPALVDAGATVSARLFDSAEKATHFTRGGLRRLLVLADPPAYVAGPAGAGVTADELRLLVADRALVPGDDPLAFEPPRSDAGWAKMKSAAEARRASALRQVNELAGALVPALQQVKASLDAKHPPAWEEAVLDILSQIEALTPPRFALTTDWPRLTEFPRYVQAANRRFDLLRSADLKGDGEREDRLGPYRSRLERRLERCDDPKNPPGKVAAYRWLVEELRVSLWAPDLGHPPGVIEKRLEKQWQRAKLA; this is translated from the coding sequence ATGAGCGACGCCCCCCCGAAGAAACGTCGCCGCCGCAAGCGGAAGAAAGACGGCCCCGTCAGCGAACAGGGCGGCGGCGACACGCTGCCGCCGGAGGAGGTGAAAGGGCGGATCGACCTCGTCGTCGAGCGCCTCAACGCCGGCGTGATGGTCGCCGACCGCCTCCCGATCGAACGCGGCCTGAACACGGTTCTGCACCTGTCCAAGACGGGCAAGCCGCTGTCGAAGAGCCTCGAACGGCTCGAGCGGGATGCAACCCGCAGCGGCGAGCGGTTTGACGAGCGCAAGGCGACGGTTCCCAAAGTCAGTTACCCCGGCGAACTGCCGGTGACGGAGCGACGGGACGAACTGGCGGAGACGATCCGCGACAATCAGGTGGTCGTCGTCTGCGGCGAAACCGGCTCCGGCAAGAGCACCCAGTTGCCGAAGATCTGCCTGGACCTCGGCCGCGGGGTGGCGGGGATGATCGGCCACACCCAGCCCCGCCGGATCGCCGCCCGCAGCGTGGCCAGCCGGGTGGGGGAGGAACTGGGCGTGTCGAACCCCACCGTCGCCCACAAGGTGCGATTCACGGACCAGACGACGGACAAGACGCTGGTCAAGCTGATGACCGACGGCGTGCTGCTGGCGGAGACGCAGTCCGACCGGTTCCTGAACCGCTACGACACGATCATCGTTGACGAGGCCCACGAGCGCAGCCTCAACATCGATTTCCTGCTCGGCTACCTCAAGCGCCTCCTGCCCAAACGGCCGGAGCTGCGGTTGATCGTGACCAGCGCCACGATCGACGTCGCCCGCTACAGCGAATTCTTCGGCTCCGGCGAACCCGGCACGGAGGGCTTCCAGCCGGCCCCGGTCATCGAGGTCAGCGGCCGCACCTACCCGGTCGAGATGCGCTACCGCCCGCTGCCGGAGCCGGACGAGCACGACAACCAGCCTGACCCGGAGGAGCACCTCGCCGACGCGGTCGCGGACGTCTGCAAGGAGGGCCCCGGCGACGTGCTGGTGTTCGTGCCGACCGAGCGGGATATCCGCGACGTCTCCGACGTACTCCGCGGCCGCCGGCTGCCCGGCGGCGGGCCGACGGAAATCCTGCCGCTCTACGGGCGGCTCAGCGTCAAGGAGCAACAAAAGGTCTTCAAACCGGCCGGCGGGCGGCGGGTGGTGGTGGCGACGAACGTCGCCGAGAGCAGCCTGACGGTCCCGGGCATCCGCTACGTCGTGGACACCGGCACGGCCCGCATCAGCCGCTACGCCGCCCGCACGGGGGTGCAGCGGTTGCCGATCGAGGCGGTCTCCAAGGCCAGCGCCCGCCAGCGGGCCGGGCGCTGCGGCCGCGTGGGGCCGGGCATCTGCGTGCGGCTGTATTCGGAGGAGGACTTCGAAAGCCGGGAGGAGTTCACCCCGCCGGAGATCCAGCGCAGCAACCTCGCCGGTGTCATCCTGCAGATGGCGACGCTGGGGCTGGGAACGATCGACCAGTTCCCGCTGCTCGATCCGCCCCGCCCGGCCAGCGTGCGGGACGGCTACGAAACGCTGACGGAGATCGGCGCCCTCGACGAGGAATACACGCTCACCGACCTCGGCCGCACGCTGTCCACGATGCCGGTCGATCCCCGCATCGGCCGGATGGTCGTCGCCGGGGCGGACGAGGGCGTGCTGCACGACGTGCTGATCATCGCCAGCGCCCTGGAGATGCAGGACCCCCGCGATCGGCCGGTGGACAAGCGGGGCGCCGCGGACGCCGCCCACGAGCAGTTCGTCGACGCCGACAGCGACTTCCTCACGCTGCTCAACATCTGGAACTGGTATCAGGAGCGTCGCCAGTCGCTCTCCCGCGGCAAGCTGACGAGAGCCTGCCGGCAGAACTTTCTGAACCACGTCCGCCTCCGCGAATGGAGCGACGTGCACCGGCAACTGGCGGACCTGGCCCGCTCCGCCAAGCTGCCGAAGCGGTCGCACGACGGCGAGAAGTACGACCCGATCCACCGGGCGCTATTGGCCGGGCTGCTGGGCAAGGCGATGTACCGGCCGGACGACGGCCCGGAGTACACCGCCGCCGGGGGGGTGAAGTGCGTGCTCTGGCCGGGCAGCGGCATCTTCAAAAAGAAGCCCAAGTGGGCGATGGCCGCGGAGCTGGTCGAGACCGGCCGCCGCTACGCCCGCACCGCGGCCCGCATCAGCCCGGCGTGGATCGAACCGCTCGCCGCTCACGTGCTGAAGTACGAGTGGAGCGAGCCCCGCTGGAACCCGGACAGCGGCGCCGCCCAGTGCGACGAGAAGGTCACGCTATACGGCCTGCCGGTCGTCCCCCGCCGTACCGCCGGGCTGGCGAAGTACGATGCCCTGCTGGCCCGCACGCTGTTCATCCAGCACGGCCTGATCGAATACGACCTGCCCGGCGTCGACCCGGTCGACGGCAGCGGCGGGCCGGAGTTTTTGTATTTCAACCGGCAGATGCAGCTCGAAGCGGAGCGGCTCCAGGCGAAGGCCCGCGGCACGGACCTGCTGGTCGGCCCGCAGGCCCGGTTCGAGTTCTACGACGAGAAACTGCCGAACCTCGTCACGGACCTGCCCCGCCTCAACAAGTGGTTGAAGGAGGCCAGCGAGGCGGAGCGGGACGAGTTGGTGATGGACCGCAGCGCCTTCATCAAAACTGGCGTCGCGGAGCCGGACGCGAAGCAGTACCCGGACGCCCTGAACCTCTCCGGGACCGAGGCGAAGATCGAATACCGCCTCCGCCCCGGCGACGTCGGCGACGACGAGGCGGCCGAGGGGATCACGGTGCTCGTCGACCGGCGGGACGCCCACCGGCTCTCCGCGGCCCGGCTCGGCTGGCTGGTGCCGGGGCTGTTGGCGGAGAAGGTGACGGCCCTGATCCGCGGGCTGCCGAAGGACCTGCGGACCCGCTTCGTGCCGGTGCCGGACACGGCCCAGGAGGTCGTCGGCCTGCTCACCTTCGGCGAGGGCGATCTGCTGCACGAACTCTCCCGCGTGCTCCAGCGCCTCGGCGGGGAGCGGGTGCCGGTCGAACTGCTGGAAGCGGTCGAGTTGCCGCGGCACCTCCACATGACGGTGCGGGTGGCGGGCGAGGAGGGCGGTCCGGCGACCGTCGCCGTCCCGATGAACGGCCGCAGCGAGAAGGCGCTGCTGGCCCCCGCGGCCCCGCCGGAGCAGCGGTTCCACCGCGACGGCCTCACCCAGTGGGACTTCGGCGAACTGCCGGAGTCGGTCACCGTGGGGGCGAACGGGAACGGCCGGACGCTGTACCCGGCGCTGGTCGACGCCGGCGCGACGGTCTCCGCCCGACTGTTCGACTCCGCGGAGAAGGCGACGCACTTCACCCGCGGCGGCCTGCGGCGGTTGCTGGTTCTGGCCGACCCGCCGGCGTACGTCGCCGGGCCGGCCGGAGCGGGCGTGACGGCGGACGAGTTGCGGCTGCTCGTCGCCGACCGGGCGCTGGTGCCAGGTGACGATCCGCTTGCCTTCGAACCGCCCCGCAGCGACGCGGGGTGGGCGAAGATGAAGAGCGCCGCGGAGGCCCGCCGGGCCTCCGCGTTACGGCAGGTGAACGAACTGGCTGGGGCGTTGGTGCCGGCGCTCCAGCAGGTAAAGGCCTCGCTGGACGCCAAGCACCCGCCGGCGTGGGAGGAGGCGGTTCTGGACATTCTCAGCCAGATCGAAGCCCTCACCCCGCCGCGGTTCGCCCTGACCACCGACTGGCCCCGCCTGACGGAGTTCCCCCGCTATGTGCAGGCGGCGAACCGGCGGTTCGACCTGCTGCGGAGCGCCGATCTAAAAGGCGACGGCGAGCGGGAAGACCGGCTCGGCCCCTATCGCTCACGGTTGGAGCGGCGGCTGGAACGCTGCGACGACCCGAAGAACCCGCCCGGCAAGGTGGCGGCGTACCGCTGGCTGGTCGAGGAACTGCGGGTCAGCCTGTGGGCGCCGGACCTGGGCCATCCGCCGGGGGTGATCGAAAAGCGTTTGGAAAAGCAGTGGCAGCGCGCCAAGCTGGCCTGA
- a CDS encoding protein-L-isoaspartate(D-aspartate) O-methyltransferase, with the protein MPADAATPEAAAFAETLRGRGITDERVIAAVAAVDRATLMPPEQRSTAWVDAARPIGAGQTISQPSLVAMMTAALELTGDETVLEIGTGSGYQAAILAQLCRRVVTVERLPELAEPARQALGDAGVDNVTFRTGDGTLGAPDDGPYDAIVVTAAAPDVPPALVEQLAEGGRLVIPVGDRFMQDLLRVRKTADGTEREVLCGCRFVPLIGEQGWSEE; encoded by the coding sequence ATGCCTGCCGACGCCGCGACCCCCGAAGCCGCCGCCTTCGCGGAGACCCTCCGCGGCCGCGGGATCACGGACGAGCGGGTGATCGCCGCGGTCGCCGCGGTCGATCGGGCGACGCTCATGCCGCCGGAGCAGCGCTCGACCGCCTGGGTGGACGCCGCCCGGCCGATCGGCGCCGGGCAGACGATCAGCCAGCCCTCGCTGGTGGCGATGATGACGGCGGCCCTCGAACTGACCGGCGACGAAACCGTGCTGGAGATCGGCACTGGCAGCGGTTATCAGGCGGCGATCCTCGCCCAGTTATGCCGGCGGGTCGTGACCGTCGAACGCCTGCCGGAACTGGCGGAGCCCGCCCGGCAGGCGTTGGGGGACGCCGGGGTCGACAACGTCACCTTCCGCACCGGCGACGGCACGCTCGGGGCGCCGGACGACGGGCCGTACGACGCGATCGTCGTCACCGCCGCCGCCCCGGACGTTCCGCCGGCGCTGGTCGAGCAACTCGCCGAGGGCGGCCGGCTGGTGATCCCCGTGGGGGACCGGTTCATGCAGGACCTGTTGCGGGTCCGCAAAACCGCGGACGGGACCGAGCGGGAGGTCCTGTGCGGCTGCCGGTTCGTCCCGCTGATCGGGGAGCAGGGGTGGAGCGAGGAGTGA